The Brassica napus cultivar Da-Ae chromosome C7, Da-Ae, whole genome shotgun sequence genome has a segment encoding these proteins:
- the LOC106364217 gene encoding uncharacterized protein LOC106364217, with the protein MEASIRKRDLYTEIEQNAQVAAKRLWKVVRIVFCVLKTGTVKNKLMLDLNLMLKRGNKAITNLRRRRSSITGGADVTSSARVRDYEFSCSNTPANDPFAYMCKRKRRVHGGMDKEDAVTEAVKKVFELLGENDTNAAAMVGAAAGESPLMAFPGVRVTDSPFPLDDGGDHDHVVDKAAEEFIKKFYKNLKLQKKMGNALESPYHDGWVR; encoded by the coding sequence atggaaGCTTCTATCCGAAAGAGAGACTTATACACAGAAATAGAACAAAACGCTCAAGTCGCAGCCAAGAGACTTTGGAAAGTCGTGCGGATCGTCTTCTGCGTTTTGAAAACCGGTACGGTCAAAAACAAGCTCATGCTTGACTTAAACCTAATGCTCAAGAGAGGGAACAAAGCCATCACTAACCTCCGCCGCCGACGTTCTAGCATCACTGGCGGCGCTGACGTTACCTCATCCGCACGCGTCCGTGACTACGAGTTCAGCTGCAGCAACACCCCAGCGAATGACCCTTTTGCCTATATGTGCAAACGCAAACGCCGCGTCCACGGCGGTATGGACAAGGAAGACGCTGTAACAGAAGCGGTTAAGAAGGTTTTTGAGTTGTTAGGGGAGAATGACACGAATGCGGCGGCCATGGTGGGGGCAGCGGCTGGAGAGTCTCCATTGATGGCGTTTCCAGGGGTGAGAGTGACGGATTCGCCGTTTCCATTAGACGACGGAGGAGACCATGATCACGTGGTGGATAAAGCGGCGGAGGAGTTTATAAAGAAGTTTTATAAGAACCTTAAGTTGCAAAAGAAGATGGGGAACGCGTTAGAGTCGCCGTACCACGACGGTTGGGTTAGGTGA
- the LOC125590676 gene encoding glutathione S-transferase T2-like — protein sequence MNDNDVLKLAHEIFFNNQKKKFGLEHAWNELRNDQKWCELATAKTDTSSKRRKFADGSHSGASSKVNENEAAVEGTSRPPGVKAAKARGEKPITEGKDVGELQNMLVRKEKMSKMKLLDRLMAKQEPLDDDEVALKKKLTKELLLSN from the coding sequence ATGAATGACAATGACGTTCTAAAACTGGCCCACGAGATCTTCTTcaataaccaaaaaaagaagttCGGTCTCGAACATGCCTGGAACGAGCTTCGCAACGACCAGAAGTGGTGTGAGCTCGCTACTGCTAAAACTGATACCAGCTCGAAAAGGAGGAAGTTTGCCGACGGTTCACATTCAGGAGCAAGCTCGAAAGTCAATGAAAATGAGGCTGCTGTAGAAGGAACATCTCGTCCCCCTGGTGTTAAGGCTGCAAAAGCCCGTGGGGAGAAACCAATTACTGAGGGGAAAgacgttggtgagcttcagaaCATGTTAGTTAGGAAGGAGAAGATGTCGAAGATGAAGCTTCTGGACAGGCTCATGGCTAAACAAGAACCTCTAGATGATGATGAAGTAGCTCTGAAGAAGAAGTTAACTAAAGAGTTGTTGCTGTCTAATTAG